Part of the Benincasa hispida cultivar B227 chromosome 12, ASM972705v1, whole genome shotgun sequence genome is shown below.
ataaaaaaaaaaaatatatatatatataattatatcctATGTATGTaaacatactttttaaaattaataataaattcgatTCAACTTAAACCGTACAGATTGGGTtgaatttattaaaagttttaaCATTACTAAGATGTATATTGGTGGGCTTTTCAAGTAGATCAATACGAAATAATTTAGGGAtagttttcttaaaaaatgtttgagctaaatttcattttgatgTCTATGGTTTATAAAATCTAAACATCTAAAACTATAGCcattaaaatgaaattgaaatgaaatcaTGAGAACAAAATTGCacaaaatcaagaaaaagaaaatatttgagGGAGAGGCTTATTCATGTTGGGCTTTCTGCATTGTGACCATTTAGGCCCTTGGGAGGGAAGATTGAGAGATTCATTGCAAAAATGGAACCTGTGGATAAACTTGATGTAAAGGGTCAGGAAAGGAATCTCCAAAAAGGGGAAAATTACTAATgcatctaatttaattattttggttTGTTTAAACCATAGGGCAATGCCAAATCTTTGGCCTCCAAGTTATCCTTCTCTCCACAAGTTATTCTATTCCTCCCCTCATCTTGGTTTGTATATATATGCTTTTCAACTTTCTTGCATCATCATATCAAAATAAAGTTCAGCCCTATATACACACCCCATTATGCctccattttctctttttttcttccttctaaTCCTTTTTTCATCGGGTAACTCTTCTCCTTTCTCGACTCTTttctattcatattaaaatatccTTCATTTTTCTGATTCTTTTAACTtgtttcaaactttttccttattctttttatttctttcaaaataattCTCACCCTTCAAATTTTATCAATTCATTATTaagtttaaacttttttaatgtttgagttaattaaatttgaaaccTAATCATATATGTTAGAGTATATTTTGTAGAGTTCAATTTTGCTTTTCACGttagtgggttttttttttattcatataatGTGTCAATGTTAGCATCATTTAAGCACACAAGAAATctaagatttaaattattttattttatatgttacCTTTGAACtcaaaaactaataattatataataaaatacaaatgAATAACTGTCTAacctttttaaagaaaaacaaagtcCTATTTTTGAGAAGCTGCTTCTTAAGAACATGTATGCATGTTGTATCAATAAAACttctattaaataattatataccAATTTAgttcttttaactttttcaagtaaatcaatttaaatcatcTATTTTTAGATCGTTAGTACATAATTTTTACAGGTATATAATAAGATGTaactttttcattaaatttaaatatttctcaCTTGTTTGTcttatattttgttttgaaagaaATAGGTGATAACTTTTCCTAttactccttttttttttttaaaaaaaataataactttatttgGACGATTTCAAGTGGACTGATGAAGTGGAGTACAACCCTCAtttgttatataataataataaaagaaaaaactatcaatatctttttttgaaaaaaaataattgcacGCAgtagattttaatttgaatgaaatattaGTTGGAGTGCACAAAAATAGACATATTTAAGAATTTTGTTTGTTGATACGGCAGGAGGGAGAATATCGGAGAGCGCCCGAGTATTCACCATAATAAACAACTGCAAAGAAACAATCTGGCCAGGAATAACCCCGGGAGAGAGTTTCAACGGCGGTGGTTTCGCACTAAAACGCGGGCAATCCATCGTTTTCAACGCGCCAGTCGGATGGTCGGGCCGGATATGGGGTCGAACCGGTTGCAATTTCGACAATGACGGGAATGGAGAATGCCAGACCGGAGCCTGTGGAACTTCTCTGAAATGCGGCGCGTCAGGAAAGACACCAGCGTCCCTGGCGGAGTTCACTCTGGCGGCGCTGGATTTCTACGACGTGAGCCTGGTGGATGGGTTCAATTTGCCGATGGCAATAAGACCGATAAACGGGACGGGAAAGTGCGGCGTGGCGGGTTGTGATAAGGATCTGAGACCTGAATGCCCGAAGGAATTGGCAGTAAAATCGAAGGGGAAAGTGGTGGCGTGCCGGAGTGCGTGCGATGTGTTTGATAAAGATGAGTATTGTTGCAGAGGAGTTTACGGGAATCCGGTGACTTGCCGGCCGACGTTTTACTCGAAGAAGTTTAAGGATGCTTGTCCCACGGCTTATAGTTATGCTTATGATGATCCCACAAGTATTTTCACTTGCTCTGCTGCTGATTATGTCATTACCTTCTGCTCCAACaggtttattttcatttttctttaaaactttGATTCAAAGCAGATATCGTTTAAATTATTAAGTTGATGTTTTAAAACTTCCTCTATCTCAGCTAACTCTCATTtattacataataataataataataataataataataataataataataataataataataatagcaacagttcaattttttaaaaaataaaaaattaaattacttaCTACGTGACAAACTTTAATTAGATAATTGGTAGGCATAGACCCaagtatttttctatttttggttttataaataatatttgatgcAATCTAAGCTCACCAAGAGAATGTACTAAATTTCTTTTATacatatttgaattcttaatcaaattttaaacattaaaatatgtttttaattaaCATGATGTCTAATTGggtaataatttattttacttttctattcattttgaaaactactttcctccaaagtttttttttcctttattgcctttttttttttcttttaatgttttgaaatattaatcaaattttatttaagaaaggaaagaaaagaagagaagaaggtaGGTTTCTGTTTTCTTAACATTTATAGTATAAATTTGACTTGCATTTTACTGATatcttaaaaagtaaaaacaaaacaaagaaattaataatatgtttacaaacttaatttttaaaacctaaaaaataaaaatattaagcAGGGGCTAAactttcaatattatttttagtACAAAGCATATGTAATTAGTTTATTGTAcgaaaattttgttataagaGCCATCCATCattatattcaatattaaaaagtttaagaGTCGGAAAATTTGGCAAACTAAAAGGATTaaagtgaaaattttgaaattacaaaatttaaaatgaaccAACCGccgaaatgaaataaaaataataaatgcaactctaaaattatagtttataaaaggaaaaagagaacaCTGAAATGATAATAATGGTAATTTCATTTATGGTTTACGTTGCAGGAATCAGCCGGTGTGTACTTACCATAACCACAAGCTGGTTTGCAGTGGATCAAACAGCTTGAAATCCTTTGTCGGAGGACGGTGGTCTCTTCCAATGGCGGCTTTTTTATTTCTCATCAATTCATGGCTTATTTTTCAACTTTGAGGCTCCATATTTTTCACATTATTTGATTatctacctttttttttttttttttcttctcatcgtATCTCCAATTTCTGTCTTTAATCTCTATAATCCTCTCTTTATCCTCTCCTTTCTCTATTTTCATTATGTAAATAATTTCTCAATTTCTTTCTCTTCACTTAAATCTCTTTTCCAtctgtttcttttttcaaaatatattatgttccatttttataaactataataaGACAAATTAGTTTAGATAGAGTTGATATAAGGAGGAGAAAAGTGGGGAAGGAGAGAAATGAGGAAGAACGGGAAGAATAAGAAGGAATGAGGAAGAAAGTAGAATGGAAAAcgtaataatatttttatttaatgttttttttacatttcttttatttctatatatatatatatatatatatatatatatatatatataagatttatccttttagatttttaaaaactccattaacaaaaaaataaaaataaaataagcataatttatttaaaaaaatcaaacaagacCAAATACTTTGTACACACTTAAACTAATAAACGagggtaaatttaatatatataacaatatatCATCAATTACATTAACAAGCCTAAGATTCCTTAGATTCGTCATTAAGTGTCTTCTAAAAATCATCTTTTTCTAATCGATCTTTTCTATGTAGAAACTTAATTGCGAATTATAACCAAAAATTGATTCGCATAGCACATTcacacatataatatatatataatatagaaTCTTATATACAAAACGAGGAAAGATTTCAGAAACTACCATTTACACAATATACAAATAAATCGATCCAATGTTATTAAATttagacattaaaaaaaaaagttaataatatgAAGTAAAGAATTGGAAATTGTACAATAGTCCAGGACTCCAAACCCATTTTGTCATTTTGcaactcaaaagaaaaaaaatcaaataaattNNNNNNNNNNNNNNNNNNNNNNNNNNNNNNNNNNNNNNNNNNNNNNNNNNNNNNNNNNNNNNNNNNNNNNNNNNNNNNNNNNNNNNNNNNNNNNNNNNNNNNNNNNNNNNNNNNNNNNNNNNNNNNNNNNNNNNNNNNNNNNNNNNNNNNNNNNNNNNNNNNNNNNNNNNNNNNNNNNNNNNNNNNNNNNNNNNNNNNNNNNNNNNNNNNNNNNNNNNNNNNNNNNNNNNNNNNNNNNNNNNNNNNNNNNNNNNNNNNNNNNNNNNNNNNNNNNNNNNNNNNNNNNNNNNNNNNNNNNNNNNNNNNNNNNNNNNNNNNNNNNNNNNNNNNNNNNNNNNNNNNNNNNNNNNNNNNNNNNNNNNNNNNNNNNNNNNNNNNNNNNNNNNNNNNNNNNNNNNNNNNNNNNNNNNNNNNNNNNNNNNNNNNNNNNNNNNNNNNNNNNNNNNNNNNNNNNNNNNNNNNNNNNNNNNNNNNNNNNNNNNNNNNNNNNNNNNNNNNNNNNNNNNNNNNNNNNNNNNNNNNNNNNNNNNNNNNNNNNNNNNNNNNNNNNNNNNNNNNNNNNNNNNNNNNNNNNNNNNNNNNNNNNNNNNNNNNNNNNNNNNNNNNNNNNNNNNNNNNNNNNNNNNNNNNNNNNNNNNNNNNNNNNNNNNNNNNNNNNNNNNNNNNNNNNNNNNNNNNNNNNNNNNNNNNNNNNNNNNNNNNNNNNNNNNNNNNNNNNNNNNNNNNNNNNNNNNNNNNAGCTATTGATTTTCTACTATGATTTTTTTCTACTCttttctctaaaatgtctcCACCTAAACTCTCTTCTTCATCGTATCTCCAATTTCTGTCTTTTAATCTCTATAATTCTCTTTATCCTCTCCTTTCTCTATTTCATTATGTACAATAATTTCTCAATTTCTTTCTCTTCACTTAAATCTCTTTTCCATCTGTctctttttcaaatatatttatgttccatttttataaactataataaGACAAATTAGTTTAGATAGAGTTGATATAATGGAGGAGAAAAGTGGGAAGGAGAAAATGAGGAAGAACGGGAAGAATAGAGAGGAAATGAGGAAGAAAGTAGAATGGAAAAAcgtaataatattttttatttaatgtttttttttacatttcttttatttctatatatatatatatatatataatatatatatatataagatttactttttagattttttaaaaactccattaacaaaaaaattaaaaatgtccAACATTCCGATGATATCCATCATAGTGTAAACTCTAGTGAGATCCCCATCAACGCACATGACTTCCGACGAACGACTTGTGAGTTAGATTTCGACGAACCCAAAGTTACAATCCACTCGGAAAGAGAAGAATGAATGAAGGAGAGGGAAAGGAAATGAAGAGGAAagggtggaagaagaaaaaagaaaaaaaatcatagaggaagaaagaggaaagaagaaaaagtaaaGTGTGATGGTtccattttaaatttcttttataattttagtttctttcttttatttatttattctccaAAACCTTCTTTCTTTTAATGGATTTTAAAATCCAatttgatatcaatttgaaatttttcattaagttttgtttgaatttttctaaatgttttcaaattagttttattaaaaaaaaaaaaaaaactatcgaTTTTAATCACATTAGTTTCAATTAGTTTTAcaaataaattctaatttagAATTCCAAAATAAActtatttggatttaatttgaAGTCTTCTAATTAGcttcaataattttttcaaatttcaatttaatcttcaATTTGGAGTTCTAAAAATGAACACTAATATCAGTTTGCTATCTAGCCCTTCAATTTgactaaaatgaattttgaatcaTTTCAATTATGATTTTCTAAAACATCTTGatttcaactttaatttgatattttcataaatgaatttttaaCTTGGTTTTAATTCACATTTGtcaattgaattttaatttcattcaagtttaatttttaaatattttattttattttaattcaaattccctagacaaaattcaatttgatttaaatgaTTTCGAatcatttcaatttgaaatttctaaaaacaaCCTCAATTTGACCTTTAATTCGAATATTTCataaagaatttttaaattggttttaattcaaagttttcaaattcaatttcattcaaatttgaattttctaaatgAAGCTCCAATTGAATCTTCACTTgagtttacaaaataaatttcaatcttCCTTTGAAGGCTTACACCACTCATAAGGGTTTGATTatattttatctctaaaatgTACTTTGATCCACATGAGACATTTCTTTAACTATCATGTTAATCCTATGACGGAGTGAAGATTGTCAAATATCTTAAATTCTTGAGgtaaatattttgttaattggAAAATTCCAACATGGACAGGTAATAAATTAATTGACGTTTGTTCACTCACAAAGTgttaactttattttattatttaaagttaaatttagTGAGACATTGTCTACATTTATTTTCACATTTAGGTATTTATGAAATGTTCATCTTctaaattgtatttaataaataatacaaagtttgacaatgaattttaaataaaataaactatatgtaataagttctgtctaggctgaggtacttaagttgacaaacATCTCTACTTGAGAACTATTCATtagttgtattttatttaattttattaacagttttaataaatatttttaataaaataaatatatattttttccaaatAAGACCATTTTTTTATAAGATAGATTGGATAATAAAAATGAGATGTTTTCAAACGGGTTTAATACCTTCCCTATGCTCAACAACCCTCGAACCTATGCCTAACAACCCTCAAACTTAACTTCAATTAAATAGATcacatttttgtttcttttaaaaataggtgACCAATCACACCCATAATGATTGGTGGCGACTCCAAACCTTTCATCTCGGAAGAGACCCTTAAGGAAGAACGTCCCGCTCCTCGTCGTGATGACGTTGCGAcattaagcttttgggtcaattagTGATTTAATAGTATATAGATGTGAAAATTGACATACGATTCATGATGATGATTCATCATTTAATGAAGATTTATattttgacatgtttggaatAGAAGTTCAAAGCAATTTAGCTAATAAGAGATAGAATGTGGAGCTTATTGGAAAAACATTGTTATTTTTAGTGAAAGTTAAGGTGTGCTTACCTATCTGATTGAGATTTCAATCATAATTGGATTGAGTTGTAAAGAAATGAGCTAGAATGGTAACCAAATAACGTTTGACGGTGTTTACTAACGTGTAATGGAAATGAGATATAATTGGTacatgttggagttgatgcctcAAATCTTGTGGATTctttagtttgtaattgtaatattcaaaattttttatttatttaataaagtatgaaatattttattcgacatttagtagcattaaccaaCAAACTAATCCAAGGTTCTCTTctgtagtttaaacatgtatgtacaggcatataggtggatcacgtttaggtgataacctaaatggtctgtagtagatagataagcttgggtaccttatcatagtgacactacgaatatgacccacttcgtagatgttacaattgttgtaaagtgctacaaatgatctgatcctaatcattcatgtagagacatgtaggtggatattctatacaaaggagtttgtataagatcggaccacgaaatgaatagtctcattatataaaatcattaataatagagacttacatttcactaggatgatcttAGGTGatatgacttgaatcttgagtgagttgtgaactatgaaggtggtcctttgatttgtatgggtaagagtggctagatcgcagactcaataagcctaccattttagggattcgtctgattggggagctgagaacacactacacaagacgaaattcactcattccttattattgaggtaagtagataaattgctcccttaagggctgatttcggggcttgaacgatgtggcgtcacaccctctcttggccgaggggtttggtcataattggtctatgatttattattcattagagggatcagtgatatttaaggagttaaattTAACCAttggggcaaaacgataattttggcctagctgtacttacgaacaatttgtgaagggtcattgcaccgttgactggttatatccaatggatacaaaaatatatctctagtgcgaagagtgcagttgtcagtctcaTGTCAGACTCAGTTAatgccttaaagtctcatgttctgtagtttgtaaacagtttgtacgaatgcttgtgatgtataatatatgatatttactttacttTTTGACTTTGCTcatctgaatgttttatttcctttactacaaaccaataaactaaaatctctggttgtctttatgtaacttaagcatgtatgtggtgacatacaagtggatcatgtcttaagggataaccaaaatggtctatagtatatggataaaggagggaaatcttatcttggtaatactacggatgtggcctgctttgtggaatagtcacaagtgttgtgactagtcacagatggtttgatcctgtcattcatgtaggggacatgcgagcgggggcgtcctatataaaaagtttttataagacctgatcatgaagtgttaacgtctcgttatataacattattcatgacctgtctcttatacacatctagatgtgtataagagacaggagcgatcgtttagaaatcgcGTACGATCGTATAGGCGataggcactatcgtataggctctcaactaagcgatcgtgaagTTTTCACACTGAGAGTGAATTATTCGAACTctttataaaatgaaacaattttcatttttattcttcagttacaataaccgaaatcaattttcccactttcgcacgatttaggagaaatttccgccaattatctcataactgcctatttaaataaataatgaatataatcatattatattcttaacttatagtttgatatcttATAtgtactatagtaatttctcctctaattgatataaatcatatttatatctaattttctccaaaataatgtatctcatatatttagttaattatatcatatatatttaaccagttcaattatatcatatataatcaaactccctcttgtcaatttgaacatttcaaactgacccaaaaactgattctcgactttatccaacctacaaaggtgaccttatggacctatggctcaaagctccaacgatacatgaatagctgactaaactctttagccacgagatccaccatccgttaactgccaagcattccactaaagaccaacagctgaactcttcttaccacaagtatatttctgtgtccatcgaatataatcaatcatgagtacgatgacccttcacagatgctcgtaagtacagctggaccaatttaccattttgcccctatagttacatctcactccttaagtaccactgattcctctaatgaaaaaaataacataatctaactatgtgtgaacacctctcgggctaagagaaggcgtgtggtgccacatcgttcaagccctggaataaACCCTTAatggagctatctatctacttgcctctacttcggggaatgattgaattccatcttgtgtagctgagttcctagctcccaaatcaggcgaatccctaaaatggtaggtttgagtaagcgacctagccactcgcacccatacaaatcaaaggactgccctcaatagTAGGAGTTTcgaactcactcaggattgaggtcatgttacttatggtcatcctagtgaagtgaagtctctatcatgaatggtgttatataacgagacgttaacactttgtggtcaggtcttatacaaactctttgtataggacgccctcgcttgcatgtcccctacatgaatgaccaggatcagaccatctgtgacatgTCATAACGCTTgcgaccattccacaaagtaggccgcgtctgtagcgttaccaggataaattTTCCCTCCTATATCGATATACTTCAGACCATTTTGGtaatcacttaagacatgatccacttgtatgtcaccacatacatgcttaagttacatacagataactaggaattttaggtttattggtttgtggtaaagcaaataaaacaaacaactgagcaaaat
Proteins encoded:
- the LOC120067827 gene encoding pathogenesis-related thaumatin-like protein 3.5 translates to MPPFSLFFFLLILFSSGGRISESARVFTIINNCKETIWPGITPGESFNGGGFALKRGQSIVFNAPVGWSGRIWGRTGCNFDNDGNGECQTGACGTSLKCGASGKTPASLAEFTLAALDFYDVSLVDGFNLPMAIRPINGTGKCGVAGCDKDLRPECPKELAVKSKGKVVACRSACDVFDKDEYCCRGVYGNPVTCRPTFYSKKFKDACPTAYSYAYDDPTSIFTCSAADYVITFCSNRNQPVCTYHNHKLVCSGSNSLKSFVGGRWSLPMAAFLFLINSWLIFQL